A window of Tachyglossus aculeatus isolate mTacAcu1 chromosome 21, mTacAcu1.pri, whole genome shotgun sequence genomic DNA:
AGAAGTCAGAGGTAGGAGAATTCAGGGGAAGGAGaccggtgggggcggggagagaatggtcagaggcaggagaattcaggggaaggaggccgggggaaaggtcaggggaaggaggatttgggggaaggaggccgggggaaaggtcaggggaaggaggatTTGGGGGAAGGAGGCCGGGGGAAAGGTCAGGGGAATGAGGATTCGGGGGAAGGAGGCCCGGGGGAGAGGTCAGAGACAGAATTCAGGGGAAGGAGGCCGGGGgaaaggtcagaggcaggagaattcaggggaaggaggccggggggaaaggtcaggggaaggaggatTCGGGGGAAGGAGGATTCGGGGGaaaggtcaggggaaggaggatTCGGGGGAAGGAGGCCGGGGGGTGAAAGGTCAGCGGAAGGAGGATTCGGGGGAAGGAGGCCGGGGGGAGaaaggtcaggggaaggaggatTCGGGGGAAGAAGGCCGGGGAGaaaggtcaggggaaggaggatTCGGGGGAAGGAGGATTCGGGGGaaaggtcaggggaaggaggattcgggggaaggaggccggggggtgaaaggtcaggggaaggaggattcgggggaaggaggccggggggagaaaggtcaggggaaggaggattcgggggaaggaggccggggagaaaggtcaggggaaggaggccggggggagaaaggtcaggggaaggaggattcgggggaaggaggccggggggagaaaggtcaggggaaggaggatTCGGGGGGAACGGTGAGCGGCAGGAAGgcgggggcggaggagagggggGCCAGGTCGGGGGCGTCGGTCCGGGCCGCACCGGGGACGAAGCGGCCTCCCTCGAGCGGGAGGCGGTGGTCCATGTTGGTGGCCACGAAGAGGCACCCGGGCCGCTGGAGGTAGCGCACGGCCCGGGCCAGCTTCATGTAGCTGAAGTGGGGGTCGTAGCCCACCACCACGGCGCGCACGGCCGGGTCCAGCGGCGCCTGGGGCCAGTCCCCGGGCCCGCCGGGCGGCAGCGGGTCGGGCCCCACGCCCAGGCTGGGGATGCCCACGGCCTCCAGCTCGGCCGCCAGCGCCGGGCTGCCCAGCACGAAGGCCTTGGCGGGGGGCCCGGCCGAGGGGCCCAGCCGCCGccggaggaacagcgcggcgcaGTAGGCGGTGCCGAACACCTCGGGCCCggccccggtcccggtcccggtccccgccgcccccgggcccccgaAGCCCAGGCGCCGCAGCTTGTCGGCGTAGGCGGCGCGGGTCTTGCTGCTGTTGTTGGTGACGAAGCCCAGCCGCTTGCCCCGCGCCCGCAGCGCCGACAGCGTCTCGGGCGCGCCGGGCACCGCCGTCTCCCCGCGCCACAGCACGCCGTCGCAGTCGAACAGCAGCGTGTCCACCTCGGACAGCAGCGCCGCCGCCCCGCGGGCGCTCAGCCGGACGCAGCCGGGCATCGGGGCGCCGGGCGCCGCCGGGCAACCGGGAGCCGCCGGGCAACCGGGCGCCGCCGGGCAACCGGGCGCCGCCATGACTACCGGCCGCCGCTCCGCGGCGCTCGTCTGCCCCGCGCGGGGCCGCCCCCACCGCCGCCACCGGGCGGCGCCGgagagcccccccgccccgccgctcgGAGCCAATCCGCGCCCGCCTACCGGCCCCGCCCCGGGGAGGCGCCCGCCGATTGGCTCCTGCCGGCGGAGCCCGCCGACGATTGGCTGGACGGCGGCCGGCCGGCGGCGCGGAAAGCCCCCCGGGGGCCGAGAGGCGCATTCCGACAGGCGGGCGGGGTCACGTGCGCTGACGTCACCCGCCTGTGTGACGTAGGCGGCCCGTCCGGGCTGCCCATTGGCCGGCGCCGGCCCGCTCGGCGGAGGGgtcgccccccccacccggccCGGCCGCGCCCCTACTGCGCATGCGCGTCCCAGCAGAGCCCCAAGTCCACGGCACCcgttcatccaatcaatcaatcaatcagtcgtatttattgagcgcttactgtgtgcagagcactgtgctaagcgcttgggaagcacaagttggcaacatagagagacggtccctgcccaacagcgggctcacagtctagaagggggagacagagaacaaaaccaaacatattaacaaaataaaatgaatagatatgtacaagtgaaataaagaaataaagaaatagagtaataaatatgtacaaacatatatacatatacaggtgctgtggggaagggaaggaggtaaggtggggggatggagaggggggcgagggggagaggaaggagggggctcagcctgggaaggcctcctggaggaggtgagctctcagtaggggcttgaagggaggcccttcaatcatatttattgagcgcttactgtgtgcagagcactgtactaagcccttgggaagtgcaagttggcaacatagagagacggtccctacccaacagcgggttcgcattcattctcccttcaaggccctgctgagagctcacctcctccaggaggccttcccagactgagccccttccttcctctccccctcgtccccctctccatcccccccaccttacctccttcccttccccacagcacctgtatagatgtatatatgtttgtacatatttattactctatttgtttatttatttatattacttgtacatatctatcctatttattttattttgttagtacgtttggttttgttctctgtctcccccttttagactgtgagcccgctggtgggtagggaccgtctctctatgttgccagtttgtacttcccaagcgcttagtccagtgctctgcacatagtaagcgctcaataaatgagattgatgatgatgatgattcaggcgTTTTCAATCACTCCCGCTTCGTGTGTTCCCGGTGAACGGTGACCGAAAGGctagtgagtcaatcaatcgatcaatcgtattgattgagcgcttactgtgtgcagagcactgtgctaagcgctcgggaaggacaaggggcagccaggctcagtggaaagagcccgggctttggagttcaaatcggggccccgcccattgtcagctgtgtgactttgggcaagtcgcttcacttttctgggcctcagtgacctcatctggaaaatggggatgaagactgtgagcccccccaccgtgggacaaccgcatcaccctgtaacctccccagcgcttagaacagtgctttgcacatagtaagcgcttaataaatgccattattattattattattattcattcaatcgtatttattgagcgctttctgtgtgcagagcactgtactaagcgcttgggaagtccaagtcggcaacaatatagagacggtccctaaccaacagcgggctcacagtcattcattcaatcgtatttattgagcaattactgtgtgcagagcactgtactaagcgcttgggaagtccaagttggcaatgtatagagacggtccctacgcaacagcgggctcacattcattcattccatcgtatttattgagcgcttactctgtgcagagcgctgtactaagcgcttgggaagtccaagttggcagcatatagagacggtccctacccaacagcgggctcgcattcattcattccatcgtatttattagtctatcaatcaatcgtatttattgagcgcttactgtgtgcagagcactgtactaagcgcttgggaagtacaagttggcaacatgtagagacagtccctacccaacagtgggctcacagtctagaagggggaggcagagaacaaaaccaaagatattaacaaaataaaatcaatcaatcgtatttactgagcacttactgtgtgcagagcactgtactaagtgcttgggaagtccaagttggcaacatctagagacggtccctacccaacagtgggctcacagtctagaagggggagacggacaacaaaaccaaacatattaacaaaataaaataaatagaatagatatgtacaagtaaaataaagaaatagagtaataaatatgtacaaacatctatacatatataccggtgctgtggggaagggaaggaggtaagacgggtgggggatagagagggggacgagggggagaggaaggagggggctcagcctgggaaggcctcctggaggaggtgagctctcagtagggccttgaagggaggcccttcaatcgtatttattaagcgcttactgtgtgcagagcactgtactaaacgcttgggaagtccaagtcggcaacatagagagacggtccctacccagcagcgggctcgcattcattcattccatcgtatttattcagcgcttactgtgtgcagagcactggactgagcgcttgggaagtcaaagtcggcaacattgagagacggtccctacgcaacagcaggctcacattcattcattcagtcgtatttattgagcgcttactgtgtgcagagcactgtactaagcgcttgggaagagacggcccctacccaacagcaggctcacgttcattcattccatcgtatttattgagcgcttactgtgtgcagagcactgtactaagcgcttgggaagtccaagttggcaacatagagagacggtccctccccaacagcgggctcacagtctcgaagggggagacagacaacaaaacaaaacatattaacaaaataaaatagaataaatatgtacaagttaaataaataaatagagtacaaaacatattaacaaaataaaatagatagaataaatatgtacaagttaaatagagtaataaatacatacaaacatatatacatatatacaggtcagtcattcactcattcattcattcattcactcactcttgAGCccctactgcgggcagagcactgtaataataataataataataataataataataataataataataataataataataataatgacggcgtttgttaactGATTTCCCTAACCTGTGGGGAACCTCAGGCGACCATCTCCGaggctcctttagactgtaagcccgttgcgggcagggatcacctctctttattgctctattgtactttccaagcacttagtacagtactctgcacacagtaagcgctcaataaatactattgaatgagctcccttttccctgacttcctctctctagagaagcagagtggttcagtggaaagagcccgggctttggagccagaggtcatgggttcaaatcccagctccgccaattgccagctgtgtgactttgggcaagtcacttcacttctctgggcctcagttacctcatctggaaaatggggattaagactgcgagccccaagtaggacaacctgatcaccttgtatccccccagtgcttagaatagtgctttgcacatagcgcttaataaataccattattattattattattcatgacccctcccagcctcccagaacctatgtccatatctgtacttttatttctattaatgtctgtctccccctttagtctgaaaatgatgatgatgacatttattaagcgcttactatgtgcaaagcactgttctaagccctggggaggttacaaggtgaccaggttgtcccactgggggctcacactcttaatccccattttacagatgagggaaatgaggcacagagaagtgggcctcccactcgtccccctctccatcccccccatcttaccgccttcccttccccacagcacctgtatatatgtatatatgtttggacatatttattactccatttatttgtttatttatttattttacttgtacatatctattctatttattttattttgttagtatgtttggttttgttctctgtctcccccttttagactgtgagcccgctgttgggcagggactgtctctatatgttgccaacttgtacttcccaagcgcttagtacagtgctctgcacacagtaagtgctcaatttaatatgactgaatggacggatggatggttggatggatggatggttggatggatctagactgtgagcccaataataataaataataatgatggcatttgttaagtgcttactatcaaccaatcgtatttattgagcgcttactgtgtgcagagcactgtactaagcgcttgggaagtaaaagttggcaacatatagagacagtcgctacccaacagcgggctcacagtctaaaagagtctatgtcagagcactgttctaagcgctcgggaaggatacaaggtgatcaagttgtcccacctggagctcacagtcttaatccccattttacagatgaggtaactgaggctcagagcagttaagtgacttgcccaaggtcacacagcagacatgtggcggagccgggatttgaacccaatgttgggtagggaccgtctctatatgttgccaacttgtacttcccaagtgcttagtacagtgctctgcccacagtaagtgctcaataaatacgacaatgaatgaatggatggatggttggatggatggatggttggattgccaacttgtacttcccaagctcttagtccagtgctctgcacacagaaagtgctcaataaatacgattgaatgaataaatgaatgaatgaatgaacaaatgaacgaataaataaacgaacgaacgaatgactgtaagcccactcttttagactgtgagcccactgttgggtagggaccgtctctctatgtggcccacttggacttcccaagcgcttagtccagtgctctgcacacagtaagcgctcaataaaatacggattgattgattgaatgaatgaacgaatgaatgaatgaacagtcttttagactgtgagcccaccttttagactgtgagcccactcttttagactgtgagcccactgttgggtagggaccgtctctctatgttgccaacttgtacctcccaagcccttagtccagtgctctgcacacagtaagcgctcaataaatacaattgattgattgattggggaagcagcatgggtcagtggaaagagcccgggctttggagtcagaggtcagggcttcaaatcccggctccaccatttgtcagctgtgtgactttgggcaagtcacttaacttttctgggcctcagatccctcatctgtaaaatggggatgaagattgtgagccccccgtgggacaacctgatcaccttgtaacctccccagcgcttagaacagtgcttggcacatagtaagtgcttaataaatgccatcatcattgattcccttcccttccccacagcacctgtatatatgtatatatgtttgtacatatttattactctattttacctgtacatatctattctattcattttattttgttactatgtttggttttgttctttgtctcccctttttagactgtgagcccactgttgggtagggactgtctctctatgttgccaatttgtacttcccaagcgcttagtacagtgctctgcacacagtaagcgctcaataaatacgattgacgatgatgatgatgatgatatatatttgtacatatttattactctatttatttatttattttacttgtacatatctattctattcattttattttgttactatgtttggttttgttctttgtctcccccttttagactgtgagcccactgctgggtagggaccatctctatatgttgccaacttgtacttcccaaacgcttagtatggtgctctgcacacagtaagcgctcaataaatacgattgatgatgatgatgatatatgtttgtacatatttattactctatttatttgtttatttattttacttgtacatatctattctatttattttattattttgttagtatgtttggttttgttctctgtctcccccttttagactgtgagcccactgttgggtgggaaccatctctatatgttgccaacttgttcttcccaagcgcttagtacagtgctctgcacacagtaagcgctcaataaatacgattgatgatgatgatgatgatatatgtttgtacatatttattactctatttatttatttacttattttacttgtacctatctattcattttattttgttagtatgtttggttttgttctctgtctcccccttttagactgtgagcccactgttgggcggggactgtctctatatgttgccaatttgtacttcccaagcgcttagtacagtgctctgcgcacagtaagcgctcaataaatacgattgatgatgatgatgatgatgatgcatggttggatggatggatagatggatggatggatggagcccaacgttgggtaggggccgtctatgttgccaacttgtacttcccaagcgcttattacagtgctctgcacacaataagtgctcaataaatacgactgactgaatgaatggatggatggttctattgccaactcgtacttcccaagtgcttagtacagtgctctgcgcacagtaagcgctcaataaatacgattggtgatgatggatggttggatggatggatagatggatggatggatgaatggatggatggacggatggagcccaacgttgggtaggggccgtctctctatgttgccaacttgtacttcccaagcgcttagtacagtgctctgcacccagtaagtgctcaataaatacgactgactgactgaatggatgggtggttggattgccaacttgtacttcccaagcgcttcgtccagtgctctgcacacagtaagcgctcaataaatacgattatttattttattattttatttgtacctatctattctatttattttattttgttagcatgatcttgttctctgtctcccccttttagactgtgagcccactgctgggtagggactgtgtgtatatgttgccaatttgtacttcccaagcgcttagtccagtgctctgcgcacagtaagcgctcaataaatacgattgatgatgactgattgaatgaatgaacgaacgaatgaatgaatgaatgaaggtcagggTCGCCTCAGCGCGGCCTCAGCCTTCGCGCCTGCGCCGTGCCGTGGGGGCGGCgctcgcgcgcacgcgcgcgcgcccccccacccgcccggcgcccccgcgcatgcgcgctgccccgccccccggcgtCGCGGCCCGTTGTTATGACGACACGGTCGTAAATCCGCCATCTTCCTGCGGCGCGTTGCGACATGGAGGGCGCGATGTCagtgcgggcggcggcggcggctcatACGGCAGGAGCCGGGCCTGAGGAGAGCGGGCCTCACGACGCTCGGGGGGACGACGCCCCCGGGACCACCGGCCACCGGCCCCCCGGGCCGCGGGGGGACGCGCCTCACAACGACGCCGCAGCCTTCCTCGCCCTCCCGGCGTCCTTCAGCTCGGAAggtaagaattaataataacgataataatcgtGATGCCgtccattaagcgctcactacgtgccaagcccccttctaagcgctgacgaggtgaccaggttgcccctcggggggctcccagccgtcatccccatcttccagatgaggtcactgaggcccggagaagcgaagtgactcgcccaaagtcaccaagcagagtcaggatttgaacccgtgacctctgactccagagcccgggctctttccgctgagccacgctgcctcacttcagagaataatagtgatgacatttattaagcgcttactatgtgcaaagcactgttctaagcgccgagggggatacagggtgaacaGGAtgacccacagtcttcatccccattttccagatgaggtaactgaggcccagagaagcgaagtgactcgcccaaagtcacccagctgacaggcggcggagccgggatttgaacccatgacctctgagtccagagcccgggctctttccactgagccacgctgcttcacttcagagaagtgaagtgacttgcccaaagtcacacagccgacaattggcagagcccggatttgaacccgtgacctctgactccagagcctgggctctttccactgagccacgctgcttcacttcagagaagtgaagtgacttgcccaaagtcacacagctgacaattggcagagcccggatttgaacccgtgacctctgaccccagagcccgggctctttctactgggccacgctgcttccccttgttaagcgctcactctgtgcaaagcactgttctaagcgctggggaggtgacgaggtgatcaggttgttcctcggggggctcacagccttcatccccattttacaggtgagggaactgaggcccggagaagtgaagtgactcgcccaaagtcacacagttgacaggtggcgggagccggaatttgaacccgtgacctctgactccagagcccgggctctttccactgagccacgctgcttcacttcagagaagtgaagtgacttgcccaaagtcacacagccgacaattggcagagcccggatttgaacccatgacctccgactccagagcccgggctctttccactgggccacgctgcttccccacagtatttgttaagcgcttactctgtgtgaagcactgttctaagcgctggggaggtgacgaggtgatcaggttgttcctcggggggctcacagccttcatccccattttacaggtgagggaactgtggcccggagaagtgaagtgacttgcccaaagtcacccagctgacaattggcagagtcgggatttgaacccacgacctctgactccagagcccaggctctttccactgagccacgctgcttcacttcagagaagtgaagtgacttgcccgaagtcacacagctgacagttggaggtgccgggatttgaacccatgacctctgactccagagcccgggctctttccactgggccacgctgcttccccttgttaagcgctcactatgtgcaaagcactgttctatgcgctggggaggttacaaggtgaccaggttgtccctcgaggggctcacagccttcatccccattttacagatgagggaactgaggcccggagaagcgaagtgacttgcccaaagtcacccagctgacggcggagccgggattcgaacccatgacctctgactccagtcagtcaatcagtcaatcgtatttattgagcgcttggtgtagagcactgtactaagcgcttgggaagtacaagttggcaacatatagagacggtccctacccaacagtgggctcacagtctagagcccgggctcttttcaccgggccacactgcctcacttcagagaagtaaagtgacttgcccaaagtcacacagcctacaattggcagagtctggatttgaacccgtgacctccgactccagagcccgggctctttccactgggccacgctgcttccccacagtatttgttaagcgctcactctgtgcaaagcactgttctaagcactggggaggtgacgaggtgatcaggttgcccctcggggggctcccagccgtcatccccatttgacagatgagggaactgaggcccggagaagcgaagtgactcgcccgaagtcacccagctgacaggcggcggagccgggattcatcatcaatcgtatttattgagcgctcactatgtgcagagcactgtactaagcgcttgggaagtacaagccggtaacata
This region includes:
- the LOC119942782 gene encoding glycerol-3-phosphate phosphatase isoform X2, translated to MAAPGCPAAPGCPAAPGCPAAPGAPMPGCVRLSARGAAALLSEVDTLLFDCDGVLWRGETAVPGAPETLSALRARGKRLGFVTNNSSKTRAAYADKLRRLGFGGPGAAGTGTGTGAGPEVFGTAYCAALFLRRRLGPSAGPPAKAFVLGSPALAAELEAVGIPSLGVGPDPLPPGGPGDWPQAPLDPAVRAVVVGYDPHFSYMKLARAVRYLQRPGCLFVATNMDHRLPLEGGRFVPGTGCLVRAVETAAQRQAEVIGKPSRFIFECVSQEYGLDPARTLMVGDRLDTDILLGATCGLRTLLTLTGVSSLGEVKSCQESDCPTRRKMVPDFYVESIADLLPALQG
- the LOC119942782 gene encoding glycerol-3-phosphate phosphatase isoform X1: MAAPGCPAAPGCPAAPGCPAAPGAPMPGCVRLSARGAAALLSEVDTLLFDCDGVLWRGETAVPGAPETLSALRARGKRLGFVTNNSSKTRAAYADKLRRLGFGGPGAAGTGTGTGAGPEVFGTAYCAALFLRRRLGPSAGPPAKAFVLGSPALAAELEAVGIPSLGVGPDPLPPGGPGDWPQAPLDPAVRAVVVGYDPHFSYMKLARAVRYLQRPGCLFVATNMDHRLPLEGGRFVPGTGCLVRAVETAAQRQAEVIGKPSRFIFECVSQEYGLDPARTLMVGDRLDTDILLGATCGLRTLLTLTGVSSLGEVKSCQESDCPTRRKMVPDFYVESIADLLPALQDAL